The following coding sequences lie in one Arabidopsis thaliana chromosome 3, partial sequence genomic window:
- a CDS encoding RNA-binding (RRM/RBD/RNP motifs) family protein (RNA-binding (RRM/RBD/RNP motifs) family protein; FUNCTIONS IN: RNA binding, nucleotide binding, nucleic acid binding; INVOLVED IN: biological_process unknown; LOCATED IN: cellular_component unknown; CONTAINS InterPro DOMAIN/s: RNA recognition motif, RNP-1 (InterPro:IPR000504), Nucleotide-binding, alpha-beta plait (InterPro:IPR012677); BEST Arabidopsis thaliana protein match is: RNA-binding (RRM/RBD/RNP motifs) family protein (TAIR:AT2G42240.1); Has 30201 Blast hits to 17322 proteins in 780 species: Archae - 12; Bacteria - 1396; Metazoa - 17338; Fungi - 3422; Plants - 5037; Viruses - 0; Other Eukaryotes - 2996 (source: NCBI BLink).), whose amino-acid sequence MAYHQPYDPFYVYQLHSHPHHLPPQLPLLADEPGAINTLFVSGLPNDVKAREIHNLFRRRHGFESCQLKYTGRGDQVVAFATFTSHRFALAAMNELNGVKFDPQTGSNLHIELARSNSRRKERPGSGPYVVIDNRNKEISKSQDDQSDEGDSDPDEVQEPGNSDSPKENDTTKSEADSEPDSKAPSANGHLEKASEGGSGARACSTLFIANLGPNCTEDELKQLLSRYPGFHILKIRARGGMPVAFADFEEIEQATDAMNHLQGNLLSSSDRGGMHIEYARSKMRKQ is encoded by the exons ATGGCGTATCACCAACCGTACGATCCTTTCTACGTCTATCAACTTCATtctcatcctcatcatcttccGCCGCAGCTGCCACTGCTCGCCGACGAACCTGGGGCGATTAACACTCTCTTTGTCTCTGGCTTGCCTAATGACGTTAAGGCTCGTGAGATCCACAATCTCTTCCGTCGTCGTCATGGATTCGAATCTTGTCAGCTCAAGTACACTGGACGCGGTGACCAG GTTGTGGCATTTGCAACATTCACGAGTCATAGATTCGCCTTGGCTGCAATGAATGAGCTAAAT GGTGTGAAATTTGATCCTCAAACAGGATCAAATCTACATATAGAACTAGCTAGATCAAACtctagaagaaaagaaaggccAG GAAGTGGACCTTATGTTGTGATTGATAACAGAAACAAGGAAATTTCTAAGTCTCAGGATGACCAGAGTGATGAAG GGGATAGCGATCCAGATGAGGTGCAGGAACCTGGAAATAGCGATTCTCCAAAGGAAAACGATACTACCAAAAG CGAAGCGGATTCTGAGCCAGATAGTAAAGCACCATCTGCTAAT GGGCACTTAGAGAAAGCATCTGAAGGAGGTTCTGGTGCTCGAGCTTGTTCGACCTTGTTTATAGCTAATCTAGGGCCTAATTGTACAGAAGATGAACTCAAACAACTCCTATCTAG ATATCCTGGTTTccacattttaaaaatccgAGCTAGAGGCGGAATGCCGGTTGCATTTGCTGATTTTGAG GAAATCGAGCAAGCTACTGATGCCATGAATCATCTTCAAGGGAACCTCTTATCCTCTTCAGACCGAGGCGGCATGCATATAGA ATATGCAAGATCAAAGATGAGGAAACAGTAA
- a CDS encoding RNA-binding (RRM/RBD/RNP motifs) family protein (RNA-binding (RRM/RBD/RNP motifs) family protein; FUNCTIONS IN: RNA binding, nucleotide binding, nucleic acid binding; INVOLVED IN: biological_process unknown; LOCATED IN: cellular_component unknown; CONTAINS InterPro DOMAIN/s: RNA recognition motif, RNP-1 (InterPro:IPR000504), Nucleotide-binding, alpha-beta plait (InterPro:IPR012677); BEST Arabidopsis thaliana protein match is: RNA-binding (RRM/RBD/RNP motifs) family protein (TAIR:AT2G42240.2); Has 727 Blast hits to 705 proteins in 179 species: Archae - 2; Bacteria - 0; Metazoa - 299; Fungi - 191; Plants - 191; Viruses - 0; Other Eukaryotes - 44 (source: NCBI BLink).), whose product MAYHQPYDPFYVYQLHSHPHHLPPQLPLLADEPGAINTLFVSGLPNDVKAREIHNLFRRRHGFESCQLKYTGRGDQVCKNLQFLFFFIPIFRKAVVAFATFTSHRFALAAMNELNGVKFDPQTGSNLHIELARSNSRRKERPGSGPYVVIDNRNKEISKSQDDQSDEGDSDPDEVQEPGNSDSPKENDTTKSEADSEPDSKAPSANGHLEKASEGGSGARACSTLFIANLGPNCTEDELKQLLSRYPGFHILKIRARGGMPVAFADFEEIEQATDAMNHLQGNLLSSSDRGGMHIE is encoded by the exons ATGGCGTATCACCAACCGTACGATCCTTTCTACGTCTATCAACTTCATtctcatcctcatcatcttccGCCGCAGCTGCCACTGCTCGCCGACGAACCTGGGGCGATTAACACTCTCTTTGTCTCTGGCTTGCCTAATGACGTTAAGGCTCGTGAGATCCACAATCTCTTCCGTCGTCGTCATGGATTCGAATCTTGTCAGCTCAAGTACACTGGACGCGGTGACCAGGTTTGTAAAAATCTccaatttctgtttttttttattcccaTTTTTAGAAAAGCT GTTGTGGCATTTGCAACATTCACGAGTCATAGATTCGCCTTGGCTGCAATGAATGAGCTAAAT GGTGTGAAATTTGATCCTCAAACAGGATCAAATCTACATATAGAACTAGCTAGATCAAACtctagaagaaaagaaaggccAG GAAGTGGACCTTATGTTGTGATTGATAACAGAAACAAGGAAATTTCTAAGTCTCAGGATGACCAGAGTGATGAAG GGGATAGCGATCCAGATGAGGTGCAGGAACCTGGAAATAGCGATTCTCCAAAGGAAAACGATACTACCAAAAG CGAAGCGGATTCTGAGCCAGATAGTAAAGCACCATCTGCTAAT GGGCACTTAGAGAAAGCATCTGAAGGAGGTTCTGGTGCTCGAGCTTGTTCGACCTTGTTTATAGCTAATCTAGGGCCTAATTGTACAGAAGATGAACTCAAACAACTCCTATCTAG ATATCCTGGTTTccacattttaaaaatccgAGCTAGAGGCGGAATGCCGGTTGCATTTGCTGATTTTGAG GAAATCGAGCAAGCTACTGATGCCATGAATCATCTTCAAGGGAACCTCTTATCCTCTTCAGACCGAGGCGGCATGCATATAGAGTAA
- the PRA1.F4 gene encoding prenylated RAB acceptor 1.F4 (prenylated RAB acceptor 1.F4 (PRA1.F4); CONTAINS InterPro DOMAIN/s: Prenylated rab acceptor PRA1 (InterPro:IPR004895); BEST Arabidopsis thaliana protein match is: PRA1 (Prenylated rab acceptor) family protein (TAIR:AT3G13720.1); Has 446 Blast hits to 446 proteins in 97 species: Archae - 0; Bacteria - 0; Metazoa - 75; Fungi - 44; Plants - 296; Viruses - 0; Other Eukaryotes - 31 (source: NCBI BLink).): MANNDEITTSSHASPAVNHESISRAKQRIKDGLATRRSWRVMFDLHSTGLPHGVSDVFSRIKTNLAYFRSNYAIVILNVIFFSLIWHPTSLIVFTGLVFLWIFLYFLRDVPLKVFRFQIDDRAVLIGLSVITIVLLLLTNATFNIVAALMAGAVLVLIHAVIRKTDDLFLDEEAATTETSGLTSHPSS, encoded by the coding sequence ATGGCGAACAACGACGAGATTACCACGTCGTCTCATGCATCTCCGGCAGTGAATCACGAGTCTATCTCACGCGCTAAGCAACGTATCAAAGACGGACTAGCCACGCGCCGCTCCTGGAGGGTGATGTTCGATTTACACTCCACGGGACTACCTCACGGCGTCTCCGATGTTTTCTCAAGAATCAAGACAAATCTTGCTTACTTCCGTAGTAATTACGCAATCGTAATCTTGAACGTCATATTCTTCAGCTTGATTTGGCATCCGACCTCGCTCATCGTCTTTACCGGTTTGGTTTTCCTATGGATCTTCCTTTATTTTCTCCGTGATGTGCCTCTCAAGGTGTTCAGGTTTCAAATCGACGATCGTGCGGTCTTGATTGGTCTATCGGTGATTACCATCGTTCTACTTCTATTGACCAACGCGACGTTTAATATTGTTGCGGCGTTGATGGCCGGAGCTGTGTTGGTTCTGATCCATGCGGTGATTAGGAAGACGGATGATCTTTTTTTGGATGAAGAAGCGGCGACGACTGAGACTTCAGGACTGACGTCACACCCTTCGTCTTAA
- the PRA8 gene encoding PRA1 (Prenylated rab acceptor) family protein (PRA8; CONTAINS InterPro DOMAIN/s: Prenylated rab acceptor PRA1 (InterPro:IPR004895); BEST Arabidopsis thaliana protein match is: prenylated RAB acceptor 1.F4 (TAIR:AT3G13710.1); Has 408 Blast hits to 408 proteins in 77 species: Archae - 0; Bacteria - 0; Metazoa - 29; Fungi - 28; Plants - 309; Viruses - 0; Other Eukaryotes - 42 (source: NCBI BLink).) has product MTNYGAIPTSSHASPLVDVESLSRAKHRIKAGLATRRAWRVMFDFHSMGLPHGVSDAFTRIKTNLAYFRMNYAIVVLIVIFFSLIWHPTSLIVFTVLVVVWIFLYFLRDEPIKLFRFQIDDRTVLIVLSVLTVVLLLLTNATFNIVGALVTGAVLVLIHSVVRKTEDLFLDEEAATTETSGLTSYPST; this is encoded by the coding sequence ATGACGAACTACGGTGCGATTCCGACGTCGTCTCATGCATCTCCGTTGGTGGATGTCGAGTCTCTCTCACGCGCTAAACACCGTATCAAAGCCGGGCTAGCCACGCGCCGTGCTTGGAGAGTGATGTTCGATTTCCACTCCATGGGACTGCCTCACGGTGTCTCCGATGCGTTCACAAGAATCAAGACCAATCTTGCTTACTTCCGTATGAACTACGCAATCGTTGTCTTGATCgttatcttcttcagcttGATCTGGCATCCGACATCGCTCATCGTCTTCACCGTCTTGGTCGTTGTTTGGATCTTTCTGTATTTTCTCCGTGATGAGCCTATCAAGCTGTTCCGGTTTCAGATCGATGATCGGACGGTCTTGATTGTTTTATCGGTGTTAACCGTCGTTTTACTCCTGTTGACCAACGCGACGTTTAATATTGTTGGAGCGCTTGTGACCGGAGCTGTGTTGGTTTTGATCCATTCGGTGGTTAGGAAGACGGAGGATCTTTTCTTGGATGAAGAAGCGGCGACGACTGAGACTTCTGGGCTGACGTCATACCCGTCGACTTAA
- the CYP90D1 gene encoding cytochrome P450, family 90, subfamily D, polypeptide 1 (''cytochrome P450, family 90, subfamily D, polypeptide 1'' (CYP90D1); FUNCTIONS IN: oxidoreductase activity, acting on paired donors, with incorporation or reduction of molecular oxygen, NADH or NADPH as one donor, and incorporation of one atom of oxygen, oxygen binding; INVOLVED IN: stamen development, petal development, leaf development, brassinosteroid biosynthetic process; LOCATED IN: endomembrane system; EXPRESSED IN: 15 plant structures; EXPRESSED DURING: 8 growth stages; CONTAINS InterPro DOMAIN/s: Cytochrome P450 (InterPro:IPR001128), Cytochrome P450, E-class, group I (InterPro:IPR002401), Cytochrome P450, conserved site (InterPro:IPR017972); BEST Arabidopsis thaliana protein match is: Cytochrome P450 superfamily protein (TAIR:AT4G36380.1); Has 27722 Blast hits to 27661 proteins in 1582 species: Archae - 80; Bacteria - 4717; Metazoa - 10119; Fungi - 4209; Plants - 7293; Viruses - 6; Other Eukaryotes - 1298 (source: NCBI BLink).): MDTSSSLLFFSFFFFIIIVIFNKINGLRSSPASKKKLNDHHVTSQSHGPKFPHGSLGWPVIGETIEFVSSAYSDRPESFMDKRRLMYGRVFKSHIFGTATIVSTDAEVNRAVLQSDSTAFVPFYPKTVRELMGKSSILLINGSLHRRFHGLVGSFLKSPLLKAQIVRDMHKFLSESMDLWSEDQPVLLQDVSKTVAFKVLAKALISVEKGEDLEELKREFENFISGLMSLPINFPGTQLHRSLQAKKNMVKQVERIIEGKIRKTKNKEEDDVIAKDVVDVLLKDSSEHLTHNLIANNMIDMMIPGHDSVPVLITLAVKFLSDSPAALNLLTEENMKLKSLKELTGEPLYWNDYLSLPFTQKVITETLRMGNVIIGVMRKAMKDVEIKGYVIPKGWCFLAYLRSVHLDKLYYESPYKFNPWRWQERDMNTSSFSPFGGGQRLCPGLDLARLETSVFLHHLVTRFRWIAEEDTIINFPTVHMKNKLPIWIKRI, translated from the exons ATGgacacttcttcttcacttttgttcttctccttcttcttctttatcatcatcgtcatcttcaACAAGATCAACGGTCTCAGATCATCCCCagcttcaaagaaaaaacttaatgATCATCATGTTACATCCCAGAGTCACGGACCAAAGTTTCCACACGGAAGCTTGGGATGGCCCGTCATCGGTGAAACCATCGAGTTCGTCTCTTCTGCTTACTCAGACCGTCCTGAGAGTTTCATGGACAAGCGTCGTCTCAT GTATGGGAGAGTGTTTAAGTCGCATATTTTTGGAACGGCGACGATCGTGTCGACGGATGCTGAAGTGAACAGAGCCGTTTTACAGAGCGACTCGACAGCTTTCGTGCCGTTTTACCCAAAAACGGTAAGGGAGCTAATGGGAAAATCGTCGATACTTCTTATCAACGGGAGTTTACATAGACGGTTCCATGGATTAGTCGGTTCTTTCTTAAAGTCGCCACTTCTCAAAGCTCAAATCGTTAGAGACATGCACAAGTTTTTGTCGGAATCCATGGATCTATGGTCCGAGGACCAACCTGTGCTCCTCCAAGACGTCTCCAAGACT GTTGCATTCAAAGTACTTGCCAAGGCATTGATAAGTgtagagaaaggagaagattTAGAAGAGCtaaagagagagtttgaaaatttcatatcAGGACTCATGTCATTACCAATTAACTTCCCTGGAACGCAACTCCATAGATCTCTCCAAGCTAAGAAGAATATGGTGAAGCAAGTTGAAAGAATCATAGAAGGCAAAATtaggaaaacaaagaacaaggaggaagatgatgtTATTGCAAAGGATGTTGTGGATGTGTTGCTTAAGGACTCAAGTGAACATTTAACTCACAATTTGATTGCTAACAATATGATCGACATGATGATCCCTGGCCACGATTCTGTCCCTGTCCTCATTACCCTTGCCGTCAAATTCCTCTCTGATTCTCCTGCTGCCCTCAATCTCCTAACg gAAGAAAACATGAAGCTGAAAAGTTTGAAGGAATTGACAGGAGAGCCACTATATTGGAATGACTACTTGTCGTTACCTTTTACACAAAAG GTGATTACAGAGACACTGAGAATGGGAAATGTTATAATTGGAGTGATGAGAAAGGCGATGAAAGATGTTGAAATAAAAGGATATGTGATACCAAAAGGATGGTGTTTCTTGGCCTATCTCAGATCAGTTCATCTTGATAAGCTTTATTATGAGTCTCCCTACAAATTTAATCCCTGGAGATGGCAA GAAAGGGACATGAACACGAGTAGTTTCAGTCCTTTTGGAGGTGGTCAGAGATTGTGCCCTGGTCTCGATTTGGCTCGTCTTGaaacttcagtttttcttCACCATCTTGTCACTCGCTTCAG ATGGATAGCAGAAGAAGACACAATCATAAACTTCCCAACGGTGCATATGAAGAACAAATTACCCATTTGGatcaaaagaatataa
- the CYP90D1 gene encoding cytochrome P450, family 90, subfamily D, polypeptide 1, whose translation MDTSSSLLFFSFFFFIIIVIFNKINGLRSSPASKKKLNDHHVTSQSHGPKFPHGSLGWPVIGETIEFVSSAYSDRPESFMDKRRLMYGRVFKSHIFGTATIVSTDAEVNRAVLQSDSTAFVPFYPKTVRELMGKSSILLINGSLHRRFHGLVGSFLKSPLLKAQIVRDMHKFLSESMDLWSEDQPVLLQDVSKTVAFKVLAKALISVEKGEDLEELKREFENFISGLMSLPINFPGTQLHRSLQAKKNMVKQVERIIEGKIRKTKNKEEDDVIAKDVVDVLLKDSSEHLTHNLIANNMIDMMIPGHDSVPVLITLAVKFLSDSPAALNLLTEENMKLKSLKELTGEPLYWNDYLSLPFTQKVITETLRMGNVIIGVMRKAMKDVEIKGYVIPKGWCFLAYLRSVHLDKLYYESPYKFNPWRWQERDMNTSSFSPFGGGQRLCPGLDLARLETSVFLHHLVTRFR comes from the exons ATGgacacttcttcttcacttttgttcttctccttcttcttctttatcatcatcgtcatcttcaACAAGATCAACGGTCTCAGATCATCCCCagcttcaaagaaaaaacttaatgATCATCATGTTACATCCCAGAGTCACGGACCAAAGTTTCCACACGGAAGCTTGGGATGGCCCGTCATCGGTGAAACCATCGAGTTCGTCTCTTCTGCTTACTCAGACCGTCCTGAGAGTTTCATGGACAAGCGTCGTCTCAT GTATGGGAGAGTGTTTAAGTCGCATATTTTTGGAACGGCGACGATCGTGTCGACGGATGCTGAAGTGAACAGAGCCGTTTTACAGAGCGACTCGACAGCTTTCGTGCCGTTTTACCCAAAAACGGTAAGGGAGCTAATGGGAAAATCGTCGATACTTCTTATCAACGGGAGTTTACATAGACGGTTCCATGGATTAGTCGGTTCTTTCTTAAAGTCGCCACTTCTCAAAGCTCAAATCGTTAGAGACATGCACAAGTTTTTGTCGGAATCCATGGATCTATGGTCCGAGGACCAACCTGTGCTCCTCCAAGACGTCTCCAAGACT GTTGCATTCAAAGTACTTGCCAAGGCATTGATAAGTgtagagaaaggagaagattTAGAAGAGCtaaagagagagtttgaaaatttcatatcAGGACTCATGTCATTACCAATTAACTTCCCTGGAACGCAACTCCATAGATCTCTCCAAGCTAAGAAGAATATGGTGAAGCAAGTTGAAAGAATCATAGAAGGCAAAATtaggaaaacaaagaacaaggaggaagatgatgtTATTGCAAAGGATGTTGTGGATGTGTTGCTTAAGGACTCAAGTGAACATTTAACTCACAATTTGATTGCTAACAATATGATCGACATGATGATCCCTGGCCACGATTCTGTCCCTGTCCTCATTACCCTTGCCGTCAAATTCCTCTCTGATTCTCCTGCTGCCCTCAATCTCCTAACg gAAGAAAACATGAAGCTGAAAAGTTTGAAGGAATTGACAGGAGAGCCACTATATTGGAATGACTACTTGTCGTTACCTTTTACACAAAAG GTGATTACAGAGACACTGAGAATGGGAAATGTTATAATTGGAGTGATGAGAAAGGCGATGAAAGATGTTGAAATAAAAGGATATGTGATACCAAAAGGATGGTGTTTCTTGGCCTATCTCAGATCAGTTCATCTTGATAAGCTTTATTATGAGTCTCCCTACAAATTTAATCCCTGGAGATGGCAA GAAAGGGACATGAACACGAGTAGTTTCAGTCCTTTTGGAGGTGGTCAGAGATTGTGCCCTGGTCTCGATTTGGCTCGTCTTGaaacttcagtttttcttCACCATCTTGTCACTCGCTTCAGGTAA
- a CDS encoding Ribonuclease III family protein (Ribonuclease III family protein; FUNCTIONS IN: RNA binding, ribonuclease III activity; INVOLVED IN: RNA processing; EXPRESSED IN: 21 plant structures; EXPRESSED DURING: 13 growth stages; CONTAINS InterPro DOMAIN/s: Ribonuclease III (InterPro:IPR000999); BEST Arabidopsis thaliana protein match is: Ribonuclease III family protein (TAIR:AT1G55140.1); Has 1542 Blast hits to 1541 proteins in 746 species: Archae - 0; Bacteria - 1385; Metazoa - 0; Fungi - 0; Plants - 63; Viruses - 0; Other Eukaryotes - 94 (source: NCBI BLink).), producing the protein MVILSASSTVRAALDTQPRLPYNPNAPRKVKKIPNGNSFLPPPSPAPSPGISISVADLLKRPSSKEITVDVDDTYMGYETWSPSPPKLEKPRSVFNPASLAFIGDSIYELYARRHFLFPPLSIEDYNDRVRAVVRCEAQYALLNKLVDDDFLTKEERDILRWGKNLGSARTRTRRRAGNAVYNKASSLETLIGYLYLTNGKRLEKIMEKLGFSSDSSTEIVIEETNPKPSESSNLPNFILNEQVVSF; encoded by the exons ATGGTGATTTTATCGGCGAGCTCCACTGTGAGAGCTGCCTTAGATACACAACCTAGACTTCCCTACAACCCTAATGCGCCGcgaaaagttaagaaaatccCTAACGGTAATTCATTCTTACCGCCGCCGTCACCTGCACCGTCTCCAGGAATCAGCATCTCCGTCGCCGATTTGCTCAAGCGTCCTTCAAGTAAAG AGATAACTGTTGACGTTGATGATACTTATATGGGATATGAGACATGGTCTCCAAGTCCACCAAAGTTGGAGAAACCAAGATCAGTCTTCAATCCTGCTTCTTTAGCCTTTATAGGCGATTCCATTtatgag CTATATGCTCGTAGGCATTTTCTTTTCCCTCCGCTTAGTATTGAAGATTATAACGATCGTGTTAGAGCTGTGGTGCGCTGTGAAGCTCAG TATGCTTTGCTGAATAAACTTGTTGATGATGACTTTCTAACAAAGGAAGAGAG GGATATTCTTAGGTGGGGAAAGAATCTAGGTTCTGCTAGAACACGTACAAGAAGGCGTGCAGGTAATGCGGTTTATAACAAGGCATCATCATTGGAAACACTA ATTGGTTATCTGTATCTGACAAACGGgaaaagattagaaaaaataatggaGAAGCTAGGATTCTCAAGTGATTCTTCAACTGAGATCGTGATTGAAGAAACCAACCCTAAACCATCAGAATCATCCAACCTGCCAAACTTCATACTCA ACGAGCAAGTGGTGTCATTTTAG
- a CDS encoding Ribonuclease III family protein, with protein MVILSASSTVRAALDTQPRLPYNPNAPRKVKKIPNGNSFLPPPSPAPSPGISISVADLLKRPSSKEITVDVDDTYMGYETWSPSPPKLEKPRSVFNPASLAFIGDSIYELYARRHFLFPPLSIEDYNDRVRAVVRCEAQYALLNKLVDDDFLTKEERDILRWGKNLGSARTRTRRRAGNAVYNKASSLETLVSNTSI; from the exons ATGGTGATTTTATCGGCGAGCTCCACTGTGAGAGCTGCCTTAGATACACAACCTAGACTTCCCTACAACCCTAATGCGCCGcgaaaagttaagaaaatccCTAACGGTAATTCATTCTTACCGCCGCCGTCACCTGCACCGTCTCCAGGAATCAGCATCTCCGTCGCCGATTTGCTCAAGCGTCCTTCAAGTAAAG AGATAACTGTTGACGTTGATGATACTTATATGGGATATGAGACATGGTCTCCAAGTCCACCAAAGTTGGAGAAACCAAGATCAGTCTTCAATCCTGCTTCTTTAGCCTTTATAGGCGATTCCATTtatgag CTATATGCTCGTAGGCATTTTCTTTTCCCTCCGCTTAGTATTGAAGATTATAACGATCGTGTTAGAGCTGTGGTGCGCTGTGAAGCTCAG TATGCTTTGCTGAATAAACTTGTTGATGATGACTTTCTAACAAAGGAAGAGAG GGATATTCTTAGGTGGGGAAAGAATCTAGGTTCTGCTAGAACACGTACAAGAAGGCGTGCAGGTAATGCGGTTTATAACAAGGCATCATCATTGGAAACACTAGTAAGTAACACCAGTATCTAA
- a CDS encoding Ribonuclease III family protein yields the protein MVILSASSTVRAALDTQPRLPYNPNAPRKVKKIPNGNSFLPPPSPAPSPGISISVADLLKRPSSKEITVDVDDTYMGYETWSPSPPKLEKPRSVFNPASLAFIGDSIYELYARRHFLFPPLSIEDYNDRVRAVVRCEAQYALLNKLVDDDFLTKEERSVHKNHYFIIQLFSAATL from the exons ATGGTGATTTTATCGGCGAGCTCCACTGTGAGAGCTGCCTTAGATACACAACCTAGACTTCCCTACAACCCTAATGCGCCGcgaaaagttaagaaaatccCTAACGGTAATTCATTCTTACCGCCGCCGTCACCTGCACCGTCTCCAGGAATCAGCATCTCCGTCGCCGATTTGCTCAAGCGTCCTTCAAGTAAAG AGATAACTGTTGACGTTGATGATACTTATATGGGATATGAGACATGGTCTCCAAGTCCACCAAAGTTGGAGAAACCAAGATCAGTCTTCAATCCTGCTTCTTTAGCCTTTATAGGCGATTCCATTtatgag CTATATGCTCGTAGGCATTTTCTTTTCCCTCCGCTTAGTATTGAAGATTATAACGATCGTGTTAGAGCTGTGGTGCGCTGTGAAGCTCAG TATGCTTTGCTGAATAAACTTGTTGATGATGACTTTCTAACAAAGGAAGAGAGGTCAGTACACAAAAACCACTATTTCATCATCCAACTTTTCTCTGCCGCCACACTTTGA